In Bacillus sp. Cs-700, one genomic interval encodes:
- the gatB gene encoding Asp-tRNA(Asn)/Glu-tRNA(Gln) amidotransferase subunit GatB codes for MNFETIIGLEVHSELKTNTKIFCNCSTNFGAPPNTNVCPICLGHPGVLPVMNEQAVDFAMRAAMALNCEIAEDTKFDRKNYFYPDNPKAYQISQYDKPIGENGWIDIEVNGKTKRIGITRLHLEEDAGKLTHVDGENHSLVDFNRQGTPLVEIVSEPDIRTPEEAYAYLEKLKAILQYTEVSDCKMEEGSLRCDANLSLRPYGQEEFGTKTELKNLNSFANVQKGLQFEEVRQEKELLAGNVIGQETRRYDEAGKKTILMRVKEGSDDYRYFPEPDLVRLAINKEWMDRVRADIPELPDARRERYVKEYDLPEYDAMVLTQSKKMSDFFEVAIGQGADPKQTSNWLMGEVSAYLNANYKEIDEVALTPEGLGKLISLIEKGTISSKIAKKVFKDLIEKGGDPEQIVKDKGLVQISDEGELRSIVSGILDENEQSIEDYKNGKDRAIGFLVGQVMKATKGKANPPMVNKLIVEEMDKR; via the coding sequence ATGAATTTTGAAACTATTATTGGTCTGGAAGTTCACTCAGAACTGAAGACAAACACAAAGATTTTCTGTAATTGTTCAACGAATTTCGGTGCGCCGCCTAACACGAACGTTTGCCCGATCTGTCTCGGCCATCCTGGTGTTCTTCCAGTCATGAATGAACAGGCCGTTGATTTTGCAATGCGTGCGGCAATGGCATTGAACTGTGAAATCGCTGAAGATACGAAGTTTGACCGTAAAAACTATTTCTATCCAGATAACCCGAAAGCCTATCAGATCTCTCAATATGATAAGCCAATCGGTGAAAACGGATGGATTGATATTGAAGTAAATGGCAAAACAAAACGTATCGGTATTACACGTCTTCACCTTGAGGAAGATGCAGGTAAGCTCACGCACGTTGATGGCGAGAATCACTCTCTTGTCGACTTCAACCGTCAGGGTACGCCTCTTGTTGAGATCGTATCTGAGCCGGATATCCGTACACCGGAAGAAGCGTATGCTTATCTTGAGAAGCTTAAAGCGATTCTTCAATATACGGAAGTGTCTGACTGTAAAATGGAAGAAGGATCTCTTCGCTGTGATGCGAATCTTTCTCTTCGCCCATATGGACAAGAAGAGTTTGGTACAAAAACTGAGCTTAAGAACTTGAACTCATTTGCTAACGTACAAAAAGGTCTTCAATTCGAAGAAGTACGTCAGGAGAAAGAACTTCTAGCAGGAAACGTGATCGGCCAGGAAACGCGTCGTTATGACGAAGCTGGCAAGAAAACAATTCTGATGCGTGTAAAAGAAGGATCTGACGACTACCGTTACTTCCCAGAGCCTGACCTTGTTCGTCTTGCGATTAATAAAGAGTGGATGGACCGCGTGCGTGCGGACATTCCGGAGCTTCCAGACGCTCGTCGTGAGCGCTATGTGAAGGAGTATGATCTTCCTGAGTACGATGCGATGGTGCTTACTCAATCCAAGAAAATGTCCGATTTCTTTGAAGTTGCTATTGGCCAAGGTGCTGATCCAAAGCAGACATCCAACTGGTTAATGGGTGAAGTATCGGCTTACTTGAATGCAAACTATAAAGAAATTGACGAAGTGGCTCTTACTCCAGAAGGACTAGGGAAACTGATTTCTCTTATTGAAAAGGGAACAATTTCTTCGAAGATCGCGAAGAAAGTATTCAAAGACCTTATTGAAAAAGGCGGCGATCCTGAACAGATCGTTAAAGACAAGGGCCTTGTACAGATTTCTGATGAAGGCGAGCTTCGTTCTATCGTTTCAGGTATTCTTGATGAGAACGAACAATCCATCGAAGACTACAAAAACGGGAAAGACCGTGCGATCGGCTTCCTCGTTGGTCAAGTGATGAAAGCAACCAAAGGAAAAGCAAATCCTCCAATGGTTAACAAGCTGATTGTAGAAGAAATGGATAAACGCTAA
- a CDS encoding diacylglycerol kinase has translation MKRARLIYNPTSGREQVKRSLPYILERLEKNGYETSAHATTCEGDATEAARIAVERRFDLVIAAGGDGTIYEVINGIAEQPYRPKMGIIPVGTTNDFARAIGVPRTVEGAMDVLCNGLEMPIDIGRVNEHYFINIAGGGRLTELTYEVPSKLKTMLGQLAYYMKGIEMLPSIRPARTRIEYDGKLFEGEIMLFLVSNSNSIGGFEKLAPHASLNDGLFDLMILKKTNIAEFIRIASSALRGDHINDPNVVYKKASHIKVESVDKMQLNLDGEYGGPLPAEFTNLYRHITMIVPKETSEKHTNEEDAAHKRAISGE, from the coding sequence ATGAAACGTGCGAGACTAATCTATAATCCAACGTCTGGAAGAGAACAAGTGAAGAGGTCACTACCATATATCCTCGAACGCCTTGAAAAAAATGGGTACGAGACGTCTGCTCATGCAACCACTTGTGAAGGCGATGCGACGGAAGCAGCGCGCATTGCCGTCGAGCGACGCTTTGATCTTGTCATTGCGGCAGGTGGAGATGGGACGATCTATGAAGTGATCAATGGTATTGCCGAGCAGCCATATCGGCCGAAGATGGGGATTATTCCAGTTGGTACAACCAATGACTTTGCACGAGCGATTGGTGTTCCGCGCACAGTTGAAGGTGCGATGGACGTTCTGTGTAATGGTCTTGAAATGCCAATTGATATCGGTCGAGTGAACGAGCATTACTTCATCAATATCGCAGGTGGCGGACGCCTGACAGAATTAACATATGAAGTACCTAGTAAGCTTAAAACAATGCTTGGCCAGTTAGCTTACTATATGAAAGGCATTGAGATGCTTCCATCGATTCGTCCTGCAAGAACCAGGATTGAATATGACGGTAAGCTTTTTGAAGGTGAAATTATGCTTTTCCTTGTTTCAAATTCAAACTCCATCGGCGGATTTGAGAAGCTAGCCCCACATGCATCGTTGAATGATGGCCTGTTCGATTTAATGATTTTAAAGAAGACGAACATCGCAGAATTCATTCGCATCGCAAGCAGTGCACTTCGCGGTGATCATATTAATGATCCAAATGTTGTATATAAGAAAGCTAGTCACATTAAAGTAGAATCAGTTGATAAAATGCAGCTGAACCTGGATGGCGAGTACGGTGGCCCACTTCCAGCCGAGTTTACGAACTTATACCGTCATATTACAATGATTGTGCCGAAAGAAACGAGCGAAAAACATACAAATGAAGAAGACGCCGCGCACAAGCGTGCCATTTCAGGTGAGTAG
- the rlmD gene encoding 23S rRNA (uracil(1939)-C(5))-methyltransferase RlmD encodes MSNQEVPVKKNDVVEVEFRDLSHDGAGVAKIDGYTLFVPYGIPGETANVKVIKTKKGYGFGKILDVKVESEDRNTPPCPIFYQCGGCQTQHITYDSQLRFKHKQVQDVMERIGKIDVPVHPVLGMEDPWRYRNKAQVPVGEQDGKIVAGFYQQRSHQIIDMDQCLIQEQENDEVLRVVKEIAVKYGIRAYDERSHRGTLRHVVAKYGKQTDDIMVVIVTKNKDLPNRKNIIKDITEQLPKVKSIVQNVNPKRTNVIFGDETRVLWGSPYIYDTIGDIKFAISARSFYQVNPDQTKVLYDQALEYAGLTGNETVIDAYCGIGTISLFLAQKAKQVYGVEIVPEAIEDAKRNAELNGITNAEFAVGEAENVIPAWKEQGIKPDVIVVDPPRKGCDEALLQTIIDMKPEKVVYVSCNPATLARDLRILEDGGFETKEVQPVDMFPHTTHVECVAVLEL; translated from the coding sequence ATGAGTAATCAAGAAGTACCTGTAAAAAAGAATGACGTTGTTGAAGTAGAGTTCAGAGACCTTTCCCATGACGGGGCAGGCGTCGCGAAAATAGATGGCTACACGCTTTTCGTCCCATATGGCATTCCAGGAGAAACCGCGAACGTAAAAGTGATTAAAACGAAGAAAGGTTATGGCTTCGGAAAAATTCTTGATGTCAAAGTTGAGAGCGAAGACCGCAACACGCCACCATGCCCGATCTTCTATCAGTGTGGGGGCTGCCAAACACAGCACATTACGTACGATAGCCAGCTAAGATTCAAGCACAAGCAAGTACAAGACGTAATGGAGCGTATCGGAAAGATCGACGTACCTGTTCACCCTGTTCTTGGCATGGAAGATCCATGGCGATACCGCAACAAAGCGCAGGTACCAGTTGGGGAACAGGATGGTAAAATTGTTGCAGGTTTCTACCAGCAGCGTAGTCACCAGATTATCGACATGGACCAGTGCCTCATTCAAGAGCAGGAGAACGATGAGGTTCTACGTGTGGTGAAAGAGATCGCTGTAAAGTACGGCATTCGTGCATACGACGAGCGCTCTCATCGGGGAACGCTCAGACACGTGGTAGCCAAATACGGGAAGCAAACAGACGACATCATGGTCGTTATCGTAACAAAAAACAAAGACTTGCCGAATCGCAAGAACATTATTAAAGACATCACAGAGCAACTTCCGAAAGTGAAATCAATCGTTCAAAACGTGAATCCAAAGCGCACAAACGTGATCTTTGGTGATGAAACCCGCGTCCTATGGGGATCACCATATATTTACGATACGATTGGTGACATTAAATTCGCGATCTCAGCTCGCTCCTTCTATCAGGTGAATCCTGACCAAACGAAGGTGCTTTACGATCAGGCGCTTGAATACGCTGGACTGACTGGGAATGAAACGGTCATCGATGCTTATTGCGGCATTGGCACGATCTCTCTTTTCCTCGCGCAAAAAGCGAAGCAGGTATACGGCGTGGAAATCGTACCAGAAGCGATTGAAGATGCGAAGCGAAATGCAGAGCTAAACGGCATTACAAACGCAGAGTTTGCCGTTGGCGAAGCAGAGAATGTTATTCCAGCCTGGAAAGAGCAGGGCATTAAGCCTGACGTGATTGTCGTTGACCCACCACGTAAAGGCTGTGATGAAGCGCTCCTGCAAACGATTATTGATATGAAGCCTGAGAAAGTCGTCTATGTATCGTGTAACCCGGCAACACTAGCACGAGATCTACGCATTTTAGAAGATGGCGGGTTTGAAACGAAGGAAGTTCAGCCGGTTGATATGTTCCCGCATACCACGCACGTGGAGTGCGTTGCCGTACTAGAGCTATAA
- a CDS encoding iron-sulfur cluster biosynthesis family protein, with amino-acid sequence MTITFTDAAIEQLNTEDYVAFQLNPSLGGCSIGADWITFKALSSKETLTGEKLVETNYKPVVLGVKHESFFKEDMIIDYSSKRNAYMLKSKSEILSSRLPLEK; translated from the coding sequence TTGACTATTACGTTTACGGACGCTGCAATTGAACAGTTAAATACAGAGGATTACGTAGCTTTTCAGCTTAATCCTAGTTTAGGTGGATGTAGTATTGGTGCGGATTGGATCACATTTAAAGCTTTGTCTTCCAAAGAAACACTGACAGGCGAGAAGTTGGTAGAGACTAATTATAAGCCTGTGGTTTTAGGAGTTAAGCACGAATCCTTTTTCAAAGAAGATATGATCATTGACTATTCTAGTAAAAGAAATGCATATATGTTAAAAAGCAAAAGTGAAATTCTCAGTTCTCGTTTGCCATTGGAAAAATAA